ACATCGCCGGCTGGGGGGGACTGATGGAAGCTGTCCTTGCATCGATCGTCGCGGCATCGGCTCCGCTGGTCTTCGCCGTCATTGGCGAGACCATCACCGAGAAGGCGGGAGTCATCAACCTCTCCCTCGACGGAAGCATCATGCTCTCGGCGATGGCCGGTTTCGCCGTCGCCTTCACCACCGGAAGCACAACACTCGGCTTCGCCGCTGCCGCCGTGGTCGGGATGCTCGTGGCATTGGTGATCGCCTATGCCAGCATCACGCTGACTCTGAACCAAGTAGCCGTCGGTTTCGTGATGTTCGCTTTGACACGCGACCTCTCCACGTTCCTCGGTAATCCCTACGTCCACCAGCCTCTGGCGGGTGTGCCACATCTGCCCATCCCGGGGCTTGCCTCGATGCCCTTCCTCGGACCTATCTTCTTCCAGCAGGATCTCATGGTCTACTCCAGCATCGTGCTCATCTTCGTCGCCTACTGGTTCATCTTCCGGACGCGGCCAGGACTGAAGCTCCAAGCGGTCGGCGAACGCCCCGAAGGTGCACATTCCAGGGGCATCCCGGTCAACCGCCTCCGTTACCTGTACACAGCGGTCGGCGGTTCCCTCATCGGTGTCGCGGGCGCCGCCTTCTCTCTGGACGTGAAACTGGGCTGGTCGTTCCAGCACACGCTCAACTTCGGGTGGATCGCCCTCGCCATCGTGATCTTTGGAGGGTGGCATCCGTATAGGGCGGCGCTCGGGGCCTATCTCTTCGGCGCCCTGCAGATCGTCGCAATCCAGCTACAGCCGGTGTTCCCCAACGTCTCCCAAATCCTCCCCAGCCTGCCGTTCCCGATCATGATCCTGACACTGTTGATCGTCTACACCGACTGGCTCAAGCAACTGGCCAACCGTTTCCCGGCGCTCCGTGAGTTCCTCGCGAGC
This is a stretch of genomic DNA from Gammaproteobacteria bacterium. It encodes these proteins:
- a CDS encoding ABC transporter permease — its product is MEAVLASIVAASAPLVFAVIGETITEKAGVINLSLDGSIMLSAMAGFAVAFTTGSTTLGFAAAAVVGMLVALVIAYASITLTLNQVAVGFVMFALTRDLSTFLGNPYVHQPLAGVPHLPIPGLASMPFLGPIFFQQDLMVYSSIVLIFVAYWFIFRTRPGLKLQAVGERPEGAHSRGIPVNRLRYLYTAVGGSLIGVAGAAFSLDVKLGWSFQHTLNFGWIALAIVIFGGWHPYRAALGAYLFGALQIVAIQLQPVFPNVSQILPSLPFPIMILTLLIVYTDWLKQLANRFPALREFLASEPPSASGTRFEPE